The proteins below come from a single Streptomyces spongiicola genomic window:
- a CDS encoding SDR family oxidoreductase, which translates to MTRVSLEGQVAVVTGAARGVGELLARRLSARGARVALVGLEPDELESVAGRLHGECGHWHADVTDHEAMTRVAREVRERFGRVDIVVANAGVATGGPFADSDPEAWRRVIEVNLVGSAVTCRAFLPALVESRGYYLQIASLAAITAAPMMTAYCASKSGVEAFAHSLRAEVGHKGVKVGVGYLSWTDTDMVRGADLHDVMRDLRQRLPWPSNRTYPLGPAVDRLVAGIERRSAHVYAQWWLRGMQSVRGGLPSLIGLVGQREMRRYEPRLSGMRAGLVGAGGAADERERTERN; encoded by the coding sequence ATGACCAGGGTCAGCCTCGAAGGGCAGGTGGCCGTGGTGACCGGAGCCGCCCGCGGCGTCGGAGAGCTGCTGGCCCGCAGACTCTCCGCGCGCGGGGCCAGGGTCGCCCTCGTCGGACTGGAACCGGACGAACTCGAGTCGGTCGCCGGGCGGTTGCACGGCGAGTGCGGCCACTGGCACGCCGACGTCACCGACCATGAGGCGATGACGCGGGTGGCCCGCGAGGTCAGGGAGCGTTTCGGCAGGGTCGACATCGTCGTCGCCAACGCCGGTGTGGCGACGGGCGGTCCGTTCGCGGACTCCGATCCGGAGGCGTGGCGGCGGGTCATCGAGGTCAACCTCGTCGGCAGCGCGGTCACCTGCCGGGCCTTCCTGCCGGCCCTGGTCGAGTCCCGCGGCTACTACCTCCAGATCGCCTCGCTCGCCGCGATCACCGCGGCGCCGATGATGACGGCGTACTGCGCCTCCAAGTCGGGGGTCGAGGCCTTCGCCCACAGTCTGCGTGCCGAAGTGGGCCACAAGGGCGTGAAGGTGGGTGTCGGCTATCTGTCCTGGACCGACACGGACATGGTGCGCGGGGCCGACCTGCACGATGTGATGAGGGACCTGCGGCAGCGGCTCCCGTGGCCGTCGAACCGCACCTATCCCCTCGGCCCGGCCGTGGACCGGCTCGTCGCCGGGATCGAACGGCGCTCCGCCCATGTGTACGCGCAGTGGTGGCTGCGCGGGATGCAGTCGGTCCGCGGCGGCCTGCCGAGCCTCATCGGACTCGTGGGCCAGCGGGAGATGAGGCGCTACGAACCGCGGCTCAGCGGGATGCGCGCGGGGCTCGTGGGTGCCGGCGGGGCCGCTGACGAGCGGGAACGTACGGAGCGTAACTGA